One window of Kosmotoga arenicorallina S304 genomic DNA carries:
- the kce gene encoding 3-keto-5-aminohexanoate cleavage enzyme: protein MEKLIITAAITGAEVTREQQPNLPITPDEIAEEAYRCYLAGASIVHVHARKGDGTPTQNVEIYREIKEKIEKKCNIIVQPSTGGAVWHSIEERIQPLFINPEMATLSTGTCNFGKDIFANPQEYIERFAEEMKKRNIKPEIEVFERGMIENALKLVKKGLIAQPLHFDFVMGVPGAVPATVNDLVHLVNCIPEGSTWSVAGIGRHELPLALHAIAMGGHVRVGFEDNIYYRKGELARSNTQLVERVVRISREFGREIATPDEARDILKISKRR, encoded by the coding sequence ATGGAGAAGCTTATCATAACAGCTGCCATTACAGGTGCGGAAGTTACTCGCGAGCAACAACCAAATTTGCCAATAACACCAGATGAAATTGCTGAAGAAGCTTATCGATGTTATCTTGCTGGTGCTTCTATTGTGCATGTGCATGCGAGGAAAGGTGACGGCACACCTACACAGAATGTGGAAATTTACAGAGAAATAAAAGAAAAGATAGAGAAAAAGTGCAATATCATCGTTCAACCATCAACGGGAGGAGCTGTCTGGCACAGCATAGAGGAAAGGATACAGCCTTTGTTTATAAATCCGGAAATGGCAACTCTTTCCACAGGCACCTGCAACTTCGGGAAAGATATTTTTGCCAATCCTCAGGAGTATATTGAGAGATTTGCCGAAGAGATGAAAAAACGAAATATAAAACCAGAAATAGAAGTCTTTGAACGCGGCATGATAGAAAACGCCTTAAAGCTGGTGAAAAAAGGATTGATCGCACAGCCTTTGCATTTTGATTTTGTGATGGGGGTTCCTGGCGCTGTACCCGCAACGGTGAATGACCTTGTTCATCTTGTGAATTGCATTCCAGAAGGTAGCACCTGGAGCGTGGCAGGAATAGGACGCCATGAATTGCCCCTTGCACTTCACGCAATTGCTATGGGAGGGCATGTAAGGGTCGGTTTTGAAGATAATATCTATTACCGTAAAGGGGAGCTGGCGAGATCAAACACCCAGCTTGTGGAAAGGGTTGTAAGGATTTCAAGGGAATTTGGCAGGGAGATAGCCACTCCTGATGAAGCAAGGGATATCTTGAAAATTTCAAAAAGGAGGTAG
- the kal gene encoding 3-aminobutyryl-CoA ammonia lyase has product MKKVVIRVRMSLHDAHYGGNLVDGAKILQLFGDVATELLIRNDGDEGLFRAYDNVEFLAPVYAGDYIEVTGEIVHIGKTSRKMIFEAKKVIQARPDISDSAAEVLEDPVVVCRASGTCVVPLEKQRKEG; this is encoded by the coding sequence ATGAAGAAGGTTGTCATTAGGGTTAGAATGAGCTTGCATGATGCTCATTATGGTGGAAACCTCGTCGATGGAGCTAAAATTCTTCAACTCTTTGGGGATGTAGCCACTGAATTGCTCATACGCAATGACGGTGATGAAGGACTTTTTAGGGCTTATGATAACGTAGAGTTTCTTGCTCCCGTATACGCTGGTGACTACATCGAAGTGACAGGGGAAATTGTTCACATTGGCAAGACGTCAAGAAAGATGATATTTGAGGCTAAAAAGGTGATTCAAGCACGACCTGATATCTCGGATTCAGCAGCTGAAGTTCTTGAAGATCCTGTTGTTGTATGTAGAGCTTCTGGAACATGTGTAGTTCCTCTTGAAAAGCAAAGAAAGGAAGGATGA
- a CDS encoding winged helix-turn-helix domain-containing protein → MKIVAGYFEIYDLMMAIYYAFHSEPVRKSLKSLGVDFNPAQELLAFREAILKETDWSTRIYTTFMNEFGVISPVLFPVKHKMVDGTAVRIEESIELSPELMEMIRDRFITVLAVRRLNMERQELKRLLDTSPFTVTEKVEEIEGISSDSKWFANQLLLFPVKAMEFLVSNTRKILKLYEKTGLRAKNLRKISDFFSSINSKTVKNAIENYLDYYDLAPDASRPLYVALQNSIPRSNSGLMSYPTFHLLIMGVEEITKDFLKKIPQEYKLSNLLKAIGDHSRFEILRYLARKPSTQKELADFTGLNKSTISYHINLLFKASLIDIDVFNNIITLREETIKKLAMALGETFGL, encoded by the coding sequence ATGAAAATTGTGGCTGGATATTTTGAGATATACGATTTAATGATGGCGATCTATTATGCCTTTCATTCAGAACCCGTAAGAAAATCCCTGAAATCTCTTGGCGTTGATTTCAACCCCGCTCAGGAACTCCTTGCCTTTCGAGAGGCGATTTTGAAAGAGACAGATTGGTCAACCCGTATCTATACGACCTTTATGAACGAATTCGGCGTGATATCGCCGGTTCTTTTCCCAGTCAAGCATAAAATGGTAGACGGTACTGCTGTAAGGATTGAGGAATCAATTGAACTCTCACCTGAATTGATGGAAATGATAAGAGACCGTTTTATCACGGTGCTGGCTGTTCGGAGATTGAACATGGAACGTCAGGAGTTAAAAAGGCTTCTTGATACTTCTCCATTTACCGTAACAGAGAAAGTGGAAGAGATTGAAGGTATAAGCTCGGATTCAAAGTGGTTTGCGAACCAACTTCTTCTTTTCCCGGTGAAGGCAATGGAGTTTCTTGTTTCAAATACAAGAAAGATCCTGAAACTCTATGAAAAAACAGGACTCAGAGCCAAAAACCTTCGCAAAATAAGTGATTTTTTCTCTTCTATAAACTCAAAAACGGTTAAAAATGCCATTGAAAACTATCTGGATTATTACGATTTAGCGCCAGATGCTTCACGTCCATTATACGTTGCGCTCCAGAATTCCATTCCAAGAAGCAACTCCGGGTTAATGAGCTATCCTACTTTTCATTTGCTTATTATGGGGGTTGAAGAGATAACAAAGGATTTTCTCAAAAAGATCCCTCAGGAATATAAATTGAGCAATTTGCTGAAGGCAATAGGAGACCATTCGCGCTTTGAAATCCTGAGATATCTTGCCAGAAAACCATCAACCCAAAAAGAGCTTGCGGATTTTACCGGATTGAATAAATCCACCATTTCTTACCATATCAACTTACTCTTCAAAGCTTCGCTCATTGATATCGATGTGTTTAACAATATAATCACGCTGAGAGAAGAGACCATAAAAAAATTGGCCATGGCTCTTGGTGAAACTTTCGGTTTGTAA
- a CDS encoding ArsR/SmtB family transcription factor has protein sequence MKLRLVWIELGELIAISKLITGKNKADFKSLSDGMKFRIDVFERDISATATWNTKTLVSAFSELGEIFLIFASESFEDGDFITLEKSIDNLNAFEENGTRFFSSVIDRFFRNKQQLLKSYSRDKFLDFLQNQKVLSRSSTWFLSQLLIFPQHTKEIFKESLEKLLQSYERSGLRKEVTCLAHKTLKMLNKEHSRVILIERLRQLSGSSFGGYPVLSIQHLLPNFAFDPVKLDEGMLFLLGNLLSAEKSKYRSRGSEVLKEFLKDLSDKTRFCILKVLSKEPMYVAQLAEHCGLSKATISHHLSELGKLEILEKSNDGRKVYYSLNKENLKKIIEEINNTFLKTGDNQ, from the coding sequence ATGAAGCTGAGATTAGTGTGGATCGAACTGGGAGAGCTTATAGCAATATCAAAGTTAATCACCGGGAAAAATAAAGCGGATTTCAAATCACTATCCGATGGCATGAAATTCCGGATAGATGTTTTTGAACGTGATATTTCCGCCACTGCTACCTGGAACACGAAAACGTTGGTTTCAGCCTTTTCAGAACTGGGAGAAATTTTTCTGATCTTTGCAAGTGAAAGCTTTGAAGATGGGGATTTTATAACCCTCGAAAAATCAATTGATAACCTCAACGCTTTCGAAGAAAATGGAACGAGGTTTTTCTCTTCTGTCATAGACAGATTTTTTAGAAACAAACAGCAACTTTTGAAAAGCTATTCAAGGGATAAATTTCTTGATTTTTTGCAAAATCAGAAGGTCCTTTCCAGGTCTTCAACATGGTTTCTCTCCCAGCTATTGATTTTTCCACAGCATACAAAGGAGATCTTCAAAGAATCCCTTGAAAAGTTGCTGCAATCATATGAAAGAAGCGGACTCAGAAAGGAAGTTACCTGTTTAGCCCACAAAACGCTGAAAATGCTAAACAAAGAGCATTCCAGAGTTATACTCATAGAGCGGTTAAGGCAGCTATCAGGATCTTCCTTTGGTGGATATCCTGTTCTTTCTATTCAACACCTGCTTCCGAATTTTGCTTTTGATCCTGTCAAGCTTGATGAAGGAATGCTTTTTCTTCTGGGAAACCTATTAAGTGCTGAGAAATCTAAATACCGGAGCCGCGGAAGCGAAGTACTGAAGGAATTCCTCAAAGATTTATCCGACAAGACACGCTTTTGTATTCTAAAGGTGCTTTCCAAAGAACCTATGTATGTGGCGCAACTTGCAGAACATTGCGGGCTTTCCAAGGCTACGATTTCACATCATCTTTCTGAACTCGGAAAACTTGAAATACTCGAAAAGTCAAATGATGGAAGAAAAGTTTATTATTCACTCAACAAAGAAAACCTGAAAAAGATAATTGAAGAAATAAACAACACTTTTTTGAAAACGGGTGATAATCAATGA